One Bombus terrestris chromosome 15, iyBomTerr1.2, whole genome shotgun sequence genomic window, ATCCACGTAACGATTTCACTGCAGGGTGGCTGAGTAAGAGAACCGTTGTAAGTATAATAATCCGTCTGGAAGCGTGGAAATAACCATAGCAGCGGAAAGGGTGGAACGTGCACTTTCGTCCCTGGTTTAACGATTCGCCGCAGATTTCTCACGATATGATCCAAATAAGGATTATCCGCGTTTGTaatctattaatattaattcgatACTGATATTTAATTTACTCGATCTACTTTAtatcgtttataaaatttataaagtttcattaaaaagGTAGCTTTTCTACTTCCATACAGAGTTTAGTCGATACTTGGAAAACTATGAGATACGATTTAACCTGAAAAAAGAACGAGATGATCAGTATGCCATCGCTTTCTTTGGCAGCAATCGCCTCCAAAAGTGTGTTAAAGCCGCGTTTTATGTGCCACACTTGTAATTCCATGGGATATCGAACGTAATCCAACGTATGTTCGCTGCCTTCGTCGTTCGATTGTCCCCAATGAAACGTCATCGAGCAGAGGTCGTAAATGTTAGTCAAACAGCCACCTTCGATATATGGTCGATTCAAGTTGCCCCACATTGTGCTCACTATCACTGGAAATTGAATAGCGATTATTAAAAGGATCGGCAGACGATAAATTATGACCGATCGAAAGGTGACCGAGATGATccttaacaaatttgaaatgcaatatatatatataacgtaagGACGATAGAGAAGGAAACTCTTGACGACAAAATGTTCTTGCAAACATTCTAACCATAGttgataaaaggaagaaaagatgtGATATCGTTGAAATACGGAGAACTTTTGAATGTACGTATGTAACTAGGTATGCAGGAGCTGTAATAGGAGTGCATCATTTTTAACGGATAATAAGTTAGTAACGATTTTGCTTGTTAAATCAGTGGAAAATTTGCACCGTTATTTTCGTTATTGGCTATAGTCGTCGATAGTGGTCCTTTATCGTAGCCGTTCCAACGAAGAGGTTCGGACGGTTGCACCACAACGACGAGCTGTGTTGCAATGTTGATTGGTGACTGATTGCTACCATTACTGTCGGGATACAGCTGTTTCCACATGTGGGGCCCGTTGCGGTCCGTATAACCGAACGTGAACGGAGGAAAATTGCATTCGTTTTCTACCCAGGGAAATAATTGGGTCCAATCCAGAACTTCGGTCAATAGCAAAACTAGTAACGAACGGTTCCACGTATAAATGCGATACGATAAATTATAAGGTAGGGAAAAACGGACGAATCGTCTTACAAACGAGGAGGACGCTGCTACATATGATCATAAATTCCGATGCtgatatatttatcattttcaatGACCgttcaacaaaattttatcgGGTGATACGCATCGAGCTCTGCGTAAAATTTCCGATCGCACAGGTTTCCTTACGTAGACGTATACACGCATACAAGAATTTCACTTgtgaattttaaagaaaacatCCGATAAAATAATCAGCTGGCTATCCGGGCAAAATGAAGGATCAACGGATATCGAGCACGACGGTCTATTTGAATATAACTTCATAGAAAAATCGCGGTTTAATTGTTCCGACCTCGATACCGCGATCGATGTTACGTTATTTCTTTTTGACAGTTGGCAAAGTTAAATTGCAGTAGTAAAAATATGTGTACGAAATGTGTTCTATaagataatacgtaatatataataacgtgCGATCGGGACTCGTTATCTAAAATAATGAGAACAATCGTTGTATGAAATAAAATGCAGTGTGCAGGTAAGAATATCCTTGCGAATTCGTAACCTTCAAAATTTTTGACCCGTACTATCGTCGTTATGGTCGAAGGTGATGGTCGTCGAAAATGGGGTCAATCCCCGGTCGATATCGACGAGAACAACGCAATCGGGATAAAGTTCCCTGCGCTTATCATGAGTGGTCACTGGAGTCAACATGGCGAAGCTAAAATGCGAAATATCGGCAGCACAGGTGAGTATCGATCTGCTTATGATCAGAatcaaaaattcttttattaccGAGGATAAAGTATATAAATGTAACGCGACATACGTGCGTATCCCGAAACTTGAATATAAGGAAATAATCGagtaattttctttgaaaatctcGATCGATCCGTTAGTTCAAATAACGCTGGAAGGTAATAGGAGTGCGGCAACGATTCGCGGTGGTCCGCTTGCAAACGACGTGTACGAGCTGTCGGAAGTGGTATTTCGATGGGGTTCGTCGAATTGTAAAGGTGCGGAACACACGTTGAATGGCACTTGGTTCACGATGGAGGCGCAAGCGATACACTTTAATAAAAGATACGAGACGATCGACAATTGTTGGGACAAA contains:
- the LOC100642302 gene encoding carbonic anhydrase 1-like, translated to MINISASEFMIICSSVLLVFLLLTEVLDWTQLFPWVENECNFPPFTFGYTDRNGPHMWKQLYPDSNGSNQSPINIATQLVVVVQPSEPLRWNGYDKGPLSTTIANNENNVIVSTMWGNLNRPYIEGGCLTNIYDLCSMTFHWGQSNDEGSEHTLDYVRYPMELQVWHIKRGFNTLLEAIAAKESDGILIISFFFQITNADNPYLDHIVRNLRRIVKPGTKVHVPPFPLLWLFPRFQTDYYTYNGSLTQPPCSEIVTWILQPEPIAISSSQIAQFRQICSPDGPIPLNCRPVQRVNDRSVYFYS